From Podospora bellae-mahoneyi strain CBS 112042 chromosome 3, whole genome shotgun sequence, the proteins below share one genomic window:
- a CDS encoding hypothetical protein (EggNog:ENOG503NWY8; COG:C; COG:H): MASEQKQHPSPNHYDIVIVGAGPVGLMLSTCLARWGYKIKHIDNRPEPTATGRADGIQPRSLDLLRNMGLKSAIMAHKPARVYEVAFWDPPTGGKGIARTGTWASCPDFIDARYPFTTLLHQGLIERAFIADLEKNNTTVQRPWTITGFTSDEQADPEYPVSVELQHVDGTFKESVKAKYLFGGEGARSFVRDQLKIGITHKDPIAYVWGVMDGVVKTDFPDIKMKCTIHSEHGSIMVIPREDNMVRLYIQIASSTDPDFNPRKTATVEEVQASAKRILQPYSIEWERVEWYSVYPIGQGISDKYTLDHRVFLGGDACHTHSPKAGQGMNTAFLDALNLAWKIHAVEGGLAHKSILETYEPERKDVAETLLSFDNKYAKLFSQRPPSSNEVAAATAQKASSGAEENEFIKTFKESCSFTSGYGVAYKANQLNWSPEHPAQSHVIAKSDALVPGRLFRNADVTRVVDANVVHLEQEIPLNGAFRLFVFAGKPSVTGQALKDFAAGLAKKNSFYSAYQRADIDSVSHHERHNPHSKFFTICTIFAAKRNEIEISRDLPALLARYKDNVYADDRWSRNYPDAKAMAHAKMGLDEERGGVVVVRPDGYTGVVVALEEGSATVDALNAYFGAFASKKLGETQAQL, encoded by the exons ATGGCCTctgagcagaagcagcaccccagccccaaccatTATGACATTG TCATTGTTGGTGCCGGTCCCGTCGGCCTGATGCTCTCGACCTGCCTGGCGAGATGGGGTTACAAGATCAAGCACATCGACAACAGACCTGAGCCTACCGCCACTGGCCGTGCCGATGGCATCCAGCCCCGTTCCCTCGATCTCCTCCGCAACATGGGCCTCAAGTCGGCCATCATGGCCCACAAGCCCGCTCGTGTCTACGAGGTTGCTTTCTGGGACCCTCCCACCGGCGGCAAGGGCATTGCCCGTACCGGCACCTGGGCCTCTTGCCCCGACTTCATCGACGCCAGAtaccccttcaccaccctcctccaccagggTCTGATCGAGCGTGCTTTCATCGCCGACCTCGAGaagaacaacaccaccgtccaGCGCCCCTGGACTATCACCGGCTTCACCTCTGACGAGCAGGCCGACCCCGAGTACCCCGTCAGCGTCGAGCTCCAGCACGTCGACGGCACCTTCAAGGAGAGCGTCAAGGCCAAGTACCTcttcggcggcgagggcgcCCGCTCCTTCGTCCGTGACCAGCTCAAGATTGGCATCACCCACAAGGACCCCATCGCCTACGTCTGGGGTGTCATGGACGGTGTCGTCAAGACCGACTTCCCCGACATCAAGATGAAGTGCACCATCCACTCGGAGCACGGCTCCATCATGGTCATCCCCCGCGAGGACAACATGGTCCGCCTCTACATCCAgatcgcctcctccaccgacCCCGACTTCAACCCCCGTAAGACGGCCACCGTCGAGGAGGTCCAGGCCTCGGCCAAGCGCATCCTCCAGCCCTACAGCATCGAGTGGGAGCGCGTCGAGTGGTACTCTGTCTACCCCATCGGCCAGGGCATTTCCGACAAGTACACCCTCGACCACCGCGTTTTCCTCGGCGGCGACGCCTGCcacacccactcccccaaGGCCGGCCAGGGCATGAACACTGCCTTCCTCGacgccctcaacctcgcctgGAAGATCCACGCCGTCGAGGGCGGCCTCGCCCACAAGTCCATCCTCGAGACCTACGAGCCTGAGCGCAAGGACGTCGCCGAGACTCTTTTGTCTTTCGACAACAAGTACGCCAAGCTCTTCTCCCAgcgccccccctcctccaacgaggtcgccgccgccacggCCCAGAAGGCCTCCTCCGGCGCCGAGGAAAACGAATTCATCAAGACCTTCAAGGAGTCCTGCTCTTTCACTTCCGGCTACGGCGTAGCCTACAAGGCCAACCAGCTCAACTGGTCCCCCGAGCACCCGGCCCAATCCCACGTCATCGCCAAGTCTGACGCCCTGGTTCCCGGCCGCCTCTTCAGGAACGCCGATGTCACCCGCGTCGTCGACGCCAACGTCGTCCATCTGGAGCAGGAGATCCCCCTCAACGGCGCCTTCcgcctcttcgtcttcgccgGCAAGCCCTCCGTCACGGGCCAAGCCCTCAAGGACTTCGCCGCCGGCCTtgccaagaagaacagcTTCTACTCTGCCTACCAGCGCGCCGATATCGACTCTGTCTCTCACCACGAGAGGCACAACCCCCACTCCAAGTTCTTCACCATCTGCACTATCTTTGCCGCCAAGAGGAACGAGATTGAGATTAGCCGGGACTTGCCTGCGCTGCTGGCGAGGTACAAGGACAATGTTTATGCTGATGATCGGTGGTCGAGGAATTACCCTGACGCGAAGGCGATGGCGCATGCGaagatggggttggatgaggaaaggggtggggttgtggtCGTCAGGCCGGATGGGTAcactggtgttgttgttgcgctggaggaggggagcgcGACGGTGGACGCGCTGAATGCGTACTTTGGGGCTTTTGCGAGCAAGAAGTTGGGGGAGACGCAGGCTCAGCTTTGA
- a CDS encoding hypothetical protein (EggNog:ENOG503NZ05; COG:S), with protein MPNGINRSLFVLTKKRRPKLSTRIQERNNVAVHATGASKATQEAVKRRLYILKKKCDEKRPTCSRCSEQSVECVYGTVKPRQRKRRESAPHTAAGTSSEHYSGARRLSELSYYSHNSSYLGWGVENRGQDLTRYGEPPAVIFNTHFSLGEYPPIDILDDYPNEDPQESPNGGSPEADAPADDEGASPAAGPISPRAASKAPPDLAMIAPCSVASPLQEFHAPAFTEFTERPNRRALIDHFCNVLSHLIVFREETGNPFQQLILPLTRKSPPVLNSILALSCAHLEYRGIENSEKSLYFHNQAIQGVAQMIAQKEKANRTDILAAIMLLVYYECLVQKGRSNIVAGHLKGALTIMCSTDELLDPAGVFLERAFRFYDVITALSNNTSPISTTPSPGGLLPFSPIGATPTSPLSNIDTLLGMSTTLWPIIHRLSGLSSLKSSLNHAISSNSSPTKIAVLRTEFSSTAQAIEAALNNWQPQLPADFTPPEGNDDPEADPVPVVASRGKSSNIPSIYHNSLAYRHASLLYLYRTILGYGRGHGLVRRHTRLTLKNCVATVGHRGPMSALLWPLFVAACEAGEGRDREMAREAFEKVERRQGMRNIGRAWEVVGEVWRRVDEEEKGKEKEKEKEEEGKAKGKEEREELWRTVCREMEISLVFG; from the exons ATGCCCAATGGGATAAACAGGAGCCTATTTGTACTCACCAAGAAACGACGACCAAAGCTGTCAACTCGGATTCAGGAGAGGAAC AATGTTGCTGTACACGCGACTGGCGCCTCCAAAGCCACCCAAGAGGCGGTCAAGAGGAG GTTGTACATTCTG aagaagaagtgcGACGAGAAACGGCCGACCTGCTCGCGTTGCTCAGAGCAAAGTGTTGAGTGTGTGTACGGGACTGTGAAACCAAGACAGCGAAAACGACGTGAATCTGCGCCGCACACGGCAGCAGGTACATCTTCCGAACACTACTCGGGAGCTCGACGACTATCTGAACTCAGCTATTACAGTCACAACTCTAGTTATCTCGGTTGGGGTGTCGAGAACCGTGGTCAAGACTTGACGCGTTACGGGGAGCCGCCAGCTGTTATCTTCAACACTCATTTTTCCCTCGGCGAGTACCCTCCCATCGATATCTTGGACGACTACCCCAACGAGGACCCGCAAGAATCGCCAAACGGAGGAAGCCCGGAGGCCGATGCCCCCGCTGACGATGAAGGGGCCTCACCTGCCGCCGGGCCGATATCACCACGAGCTGCATCGAAGGCGCCTCCTGACTTGGCCATGATTGCGCCATGTTCTGTAGCGTCGCCGCTTCAAGAGTTTCACGCCCCCGCCTTTACCGAGTTCACCGAGCGTCCGAACCGCAGGGCGCTGATCGATCACTTTTGCAACGTCTTGTCACATCTCATCGTCTTTCGCGAGGAGACGGGCAATCCGTTTCAGCAATTGATACTCCCGCTCACACGCAAGAGCCCACCGGTGCTGAACTCGATCCTTGCGCTTTCATGCGCCCACCTCGAGTATCGCGGGATTGAGAACTCGGAAAAGTCTCTTTACTTTCACAACCAGGCCATACAGGGCGTGGCGCAGATGATTGcgcaaaaggaaaaggccaACAGGACAGACATTCTGGCGGCCATAATGCTGCTTGTGTATTATGAATGC CTCGTCCAAAAAGGCCGCTCCAACATCGTAGCCGGCCACCTAAAGGGCGCCCTGACAATAATGTGCAGCACCGACGAGCTGCTCGACCCGGCAGGCGTCTTTCTCGAGAGAGCCTTTCGGTTCTACGACGTGATCACTGCTTTGTcaaacaacacctccccgatcagcaccaccccctccccaggcGGCCtgctccccttctcccccatcgGCGCGACGCCCACCTCCCCGCTGAGCAACATTGACACTCTACTCGGCATGTCAACCACCCTCTGGCCCATCATCCACCGACTCTCcggcctctcctccctcaaatcctccctcaaccacgCCATCTcgtccaactcctccccgaCAAAGATTGCCGTCTTGAGAACAGAATTCAGCTCCACGGCACAGGCGATCGAGGCAGCGTTGAACAACTGGCAGCCGCAGCTGCCTGCTGACTTTACGCCTCCGGAGGGGAATGATGATCCAGAAGCGGACCCGGTGCCTGTTGTGGCTAGCAGGGGGAAGTCGAGTAATATCCCGAGCATATACCACAACTCGCTTGCGTACCGGCATGCTTCTTTGCTTTATTTGTATCGGACCATTCTCGGGTATGGGAGGGGGCATGGGCTTGTGAGGAGGCACACGAGGTTGACGCTGAAGAATTGTGTGGCCACTGTTGGGCATAGGGGGCCGATGTCGGCTTTGCTTTGGCCGTTGTTTGTGGCTGCTTgtgaggcgggggaggggagggatagggagatggcgagggaggcgttCGAGAAGGTGGAACGAAGGCAGGGGATGAGGAATATTGGAAGGGCgtgggaggttgtgggtgaggtttggagacgggtggatgaggaggagaaggggaaggagaaggagaaggagaaggaggaagaggggaaggcaaaggggaaggaggagagggaggagctgtGGAGGACTGTTTgtagggagatggagattaGTTTGGTTTTCGGGTGA
- a CDS encoding hypothetical protein (EggNog:ENOG503P4TP): MRGQGLWECTFCVVLTFSALLGQDVLVSASHMGRNPLQQIQQLQQQRRDGDVVHRVPKAQITPPPVVRGDVLRRLEGATCATEHHMCPPEMNGGCCPDRYACAFDSCYATTAGPTTACGMANYFACADSALGGCCPVGYICGERKCEPPADASAQETNCPASYTLCPASASFGCCKEGYACAINGCYKTEPYGTTVVRTFTSTSSGSVLLTTATITSTATPSAPVGVPASENAKTVVKFIPTSVLKIAAIQPTEPASGGGLSGGAIGGIVAGIVILLVVVVAAAFFIIRRVNKVRDEIVESKKGGSDMPKSHSKTASQVHQMEVDGGQLHYNPPYEDDIGIDSLIQSNTSAAGTPAPFYDPNSNNRGRSESNPAGGFTPSPNMFPTYDEPNRSRHASPEPDPGWFDSGNVPPGAGVQNNQPMRPAPIRQSSGSQGDAYGNYQYTQYTPYSHNRNQSDASELSADGGSDRGGASPHIIPELAASGGFAAELPGQHGVRSRSSSNTSARGQYRNHPMHHSRQRSDSNMSDGQQGVPQGGAQGLGLSPLDEEGTDIHGYYGRRDQQAGQTAAGLGEVEWDMSSPVDPGYVPRPYPKDQPGGGR, translated from the exons ATGCGCGGCCAAGGCCTTTGGGAGTGCACCTTTTGTGTGGTGCTGACCTTTTCGGCGCTGCTGGGGCAGGATGTTCTGGTCTCAGCGTCACACATGGGGAGAAACCCACTGCAGCAGATCCAACAATTGCAACAGCAGAGGAGGGATGGCGATGTCGTTCACAGGGTTCCAAAGGCCCAAATTACACCCCCACCGGTGGTGCGAGGCGATGTGTTACGGAGGCTGGAGGGTGCGACTTGCGCCACAGAACACCATATGTGCCCCCCGGAGATGAATGGCGGCTGCTGTCCAGATCGATATGCCTGTGCATTTGACTCGTGTTATGCGACTACGGCTGGGCCCACGACGGCATGTGGGATGGCAAATTATTTTGCGTGTGCTGATTCTGCAC TTGGGGGATGCTGTCCAGTTGGATATATCTGCGGAGAAAGAAAATGCGAGCCACCTGCTGACGCCAGCGCTCAAGAGACCAACTGTCCAGCAAGCTACACCTTGTGCCCAGCAAGTGCCAGTTTTGGGTGTTGCAAAGAAGGCTATGCATGTGCAATCAATGGCTGTTACAAGACCGAACCGTACGGTACGACTGTCGTCCGAACATTTACATCGACTTCCAGCGGATCAGTCCTCCTCACGACTGCGACTATCACCAGTACTGCCACACCATCAGCTCCGGTAGGTGTGCCTGCCTCGGAAAATGCCAAAACAGTGGTCAAGTTCATCCCAACCTCGGTCCTCAAGATTGCGGCAATTCAGCCAACCGAGCCGGCGAGTGGCGGTGGGCTCAGCGGAGGGGCCATCGGTGGTATTGTAGCCGGGATAGTGATCTTgcttgtcgtcgttgttgccGCCGcattcttcatcatccgACGTGTGAACAAGGTCCGTGATGAGATCGTCGAGTCAAAGAAGGGGGGATCAGACATGCCAAAGTCGCATTCCAAAACTGCATCGCAAGTCCATCAGATGGAAGTGGACGGTGGCCAGCTCCACTACAACCCTCCCTATGAAGACGACATTGGTATTGATTCACTTATACAAAGCAATACCTCTGCAGCTGGCACGCCTGCACCTTTCTAcgaccccaacagcaacaaccgcGGACGGTCCGAATCCAACCCCGCAGGAGGCTtcacaccctctcccaacaTGTTCCCCACCTACGATGAACCCAACCGCTCCCGCCATGCCAGTCCGGAGCCCGACCCTGGATGGTTCGACAGTGGCAATGTGCCCCCAGGCGCAGGTGTTCAGAATAACCAACCCATGAGGCCGGCACCTATCCGGCAAAGCAGTGGTTCTCAAGGGGACGCCTACGGCAACTACCAATACACGCAGTACACGCCTTATTCACACAATCGCAACCAATCCGACGCCTCGGAGCTCTCAGCCGACGGCGGCTCTGACCGCGGTGGTGCTTCTCCTCATATCATCCCTGAGCTCGCCGCGTCTGGCGGATTTGCTGCGGAACTACCCGGTCAGCACGGAGTGAGGAGCAGGTCAAGCAGCAATACTAGCGCGAGGGGACAATATCGGAATCATCCTATGCACCACTCCAGACAACGGAGCGACAGCAACATGAGTGACGGGCAACAGGGGGTGCCACAAGGTGGGGCGCAAGGGCTAGGACTGAGCCCGCTCGACGAAGAGGGAACTGATATACATGGATACTATGGACGAAGAGACCAACAGGCTGGACAAACAGCAGCGGGGCTAGGCGAGGTGGAATGGGATATGAGTAGTCCGGTCGACCCGGGCTATGTTCCAAGGCCATACCCCAAGGATCAGCCCGGTGGCGGCAGGTAG
- a CDS encoding hypothetical protein (EggNog:ENOG503PH1V), whose protein sequence is MKLLPLLLLPLPAATALFNPGGHFYPLLHRASCHGNNCNRAVTGTGAHLPPLTQRSADCRSFLLTTVTPAATTITKTVEPTPGARLLRRDELEEVEKRNEVMARQATITPTRVPSWVGGNCGSGPDEFRTGCLCFGVTGGVSTAPRRTVTVTETLDWCEE, encoded by the exons ATGAAACTCCTCCCTCTATTACTCCTCCCATTACCAGCAGCGACagccctcttcaaccccggGGGGCACTTttaccccctcctccaccgcgcCTCCTGCCACGGCAACAACTGCAACCGCGCAGTAACAGGCACAGGagcccacctcccccccctaaCCCAACGCTCAGCCGATTGTCggtcttttcttctcacAACCGTCACCCCAGCAGCGAC GACAATAACAAAAACAGTCGAGCCAACACCCGGCGCTAGACTCCTGAGACGAGATGAACTGGAGGAAGTTGAAAAAAGGAATGAGGTGATGGCGAGACAGGCAACAATAACACCGACCAGGGTTCCATcctgggttggtgggaacTGCGGGAGCGGGCCCGACGAGTTCAGGACGGGGTGCTTGTGCTTTGGGGTTACGGGTGGTGTTAGTACTGCGCCTAGGAGGACTGTGACTGTTACCGAGACGTTGGATTGGTGCGAGGAGTAG
- a CDS encoding hypothetical protein (EggNog:ENOG503NUEQ; COG:U): MAGATAAKVRVLPYKDFLQPALQRRFATSGLVILVVAYLEALLLASWDSFLWAWFPLGPAGIRTFFFFLCGVLIITLRIAQHHPGVRTTSSPFATFLDSLRSFNTLETILTYAFSAWAFSQVYLWCLSEDAGLEYISYYHADRARLNEKAVFLTTHCVLVGVWHGLRHLFSDVDRLHYGIAKPPPRDADKKADKKANADDGDFNTQLQKLAQKLPEIVVFTLTQALTSTTATMITYSVFLRGFVWRLTMSLFRPVYNLPKTNMTPMTLPFSLTIILRCLWTSVLLTFVWTLGNEAFSLFMVKNPLKNNKPLTSESRDPNGSLLNGLKAKKLSIQCFAMWELAYIARDFPDRRKAIYEDIDRKNGPMWSQIYKICIDVLKQIETRIDNYEKYGKPTVPDPALDLDRNRAPEKKRLTETVPRDEEVFQPSPQRRGYREAIERTVGKIATDPGQPSQLSPRARKIAGFAKEELIKAQKQATGTDDTEGLAKDFATKFVESPFGWPFRQTYRRGVAKVLLGEPFGEVSLYANAAFALSGLAVRSLQEDKYGYVQRDVAGLVRTLTGLVRKVEGFREGVVVSWTDVEGRRESREVEEILEGLRWSLRGVVDGFGDYARDVGLSLGDLRLAREAAGVKKAVNEEEKEVKGRRLRLAGGETAAAGVKITEEEVMGRRLR, encoded by the exons ATGGCGGGTGCCACGGCTGCGAAAGTGAGGGTGCTGCCGTACAAGGATTTCCTCCAACCCGCGCTGCAGCGGAGGTTTGCGACGAGCGGGttggtgatcttggtggTTGCCTACTTGGAGGCCCTGCTTCTGGCCAGTTGGGATTCAT TCCTCTGGGCGTGGTTCCCCCTTGGCCCAGCCGGCATTCGaacattcttcttcttcctctgcggcgttctcatcatcacccttcGGATcgcccaacaccaccccggTGTCCGCACCACGAGCTCTCCCTTTGCCACcttcctcgacagcctccGGTCCTTCAACACGCTCGAGACGATTCTCACCTATGCGTTTTCAGCGTGGGCCTTTAGTCAAGTCTACCTGTGGTGTCTGTCTGAGGACGCAGGGCTGGAGTACATCTCTTACTACCACGCCGATCGCGCGAGATTGAACGAGAAGGCCGTTTTCTTGACCACACACTGCGTGTTGGTGGGAGTATGGCACGGTCTCAGACATTTGTTTAGCGACGTCGACCGGTTGCACTACGGCATCGCGAAGCCTCCACCCCGGGACGCGGACAAAAAGGCGGACAAGAAGGCCAATGCCGATGATGGAGACTTTAACACGCAGCTCCAGAAGCTGGCGCAAAAGCTGCCCGAGATTGTCGTCTTCACCTTGACGCAGGCCTTGACgtccaccacggccaccatGATCACGTACTCGGTTTTCTTGCGGGGGTTTGTCTGGAGGCTTACCATGTCGCTCTTCCGGCCCGTCTACAACCTCCCCAAGACCAACATGACGCCCATGACGCTTCCGTTTTCGTTGACCATCATCCTGCGGTGCTTATGGACCAGCGTGCTGCTCACGTTTGTGTGGACGCTCGGCAATGAAGCCTTTTCGCTGTTCATGGTCAAGAACCCGCTTAAGAACAACAAGCCGCTCACCTCAGAGTCGAGGGACCCTAACGGCAGTCTTCTGAACGGgttgaaggccaagaagctgtcCATTCAG TGTTTTGCTATGTGGGAACTAGCCTACATCGCCCGCGACTTCCCCGACCGCCGCAAGGCCATCTACGAGGACATTGACCGCAAGAACGGGCCCATGTGGTCCCAGATCTACAAGATCTGCATCGACGTCCTCAAGCAGATTGAAACAAGAATCGACAATTACGAAAAGTACGGCAAACCCACCGTCCCGGATCCGGCGTTGGATCTCGACCGAAACAGGGCCCCAGAAAAGAAACGTCTCACTGAAACGGTCCCCAGAGACGAGGAGGTCTTTCAGCCTTCTCCCCAGAGAAGGGGCTACCGGGAGGCGATCGAGCGGACGGTGGGAAAAATTGCTACCGATCCGGGGCAGCCGTCGCAGCTTAGTCCGCGGGCGAGGAAAATCGCCGGGTttgccaaggaggagctgatcAAGGCCCAGAAGCAGGCCACGGGGACGGACGACACGGAGGGCTTGGCCAAGGACTTTGCGACCAAGTTTGTAGAGAGCCCGTTTGGTTGGCCGTTTAGACAGACGTACCGCAGAGGGGTGGCAaaggtgctgttgggggagccgtttggggaggtgagcCTGTATGCGAACGCTGCTTTTGCGCTTAGTGGGCTGGCGGTGAGGAGTTTGCAGGAGGACAAGTATGGGTATGTGCAGAGGGATgtggcggggttggtgaggaccttgacggggttggtgaggaaggtggagggtttcagggagggggtggtggttagcTGGACGGATGTGGAGGGGCGGAGGGAgtcgagggaggtggaggagatattggaagggttgaggtggagtttgaggggggtggtggacgggTTTGGGGATTATGCTAGGGATGTtgggttgagtttgggggatttgaggttggcgagggaggcggccggggtgaagaaggctgtcaatgaggaggagaaggaggtgaaggggaggcggttgaggttggctgggggggagacggcggcggcgggggtgaagattacggaggaggaggtgatggggaggcggttgaggtag
- the PEP12 gene encoding SNAP receptor (COG:U; EggNog:ENOG503NZAW), with product MSFDRLSAAEQGRSGRNYNNNQPPARSSIAGGSYTDDPDFTRLYQSLTTKLFKLNGNNQRLSGEISHLGTRRDTPRVRERVHELIEESRDLFKSVGEGVKKIQTWDEDVTPTQKYHQQKLSRDFTTSLTEFQSLQRTALEKQKASVSVLQSALPATSPSHQPQVLSSSHGSQQQLLLQEQELARLAPQDEVDFQEALILEREEEIRNIEQGVGDLNVLFQQVAQIVNEQGETLDTIVNNVENVRDDTRGADRELRSAARYQKNARSKACCLLLILVVILTVVLLAVFLG from the coding sequence ATGTCCTTCGACCgcctctccgccgccgagCAAGGCCGCTCCGGCCgcaactacaacaacaaccaaccccccgctcgctcctccatcgccggGGGGTCCTACACCGACGACCCCGACTTCACCCGGCTCTAccaatccctcaccaccaaactcttcaagctcaacggcaacaaccAGCGCCTGTCGGGGGAGATCTCCCACCTCGGCACCCGCCGCGACACCCCCCGAGTCCGCGAGCGAGTCCACGAACTAATCGAAGAATCCCGCGATCTCTTCAAATCAGTCGGCGAAGGCGTCAAGAAAATCCAGACGTGGGACGAAGACGTCACACCAACCCAAAAATACCACCAGCAGAAACTCTCCCGTGACTTCACCACCTCTTTAACAGAATTCCAATCCCTCCAGCGGACTGCGTtggaaaaacaaaaagcttCTGTTTCCGTGCTTCAGTCCGCCCTCCCGGCCACGTCAccttcccaccaaccccaggtTTTGTCGTCCTCCCACGGATCACAACAGCaactccttcttcaagaacaagaactcGCCCGCCTAGCACCACAAGACGAGGTTGACTTTCAGGAGGCGCTCATTCTGGAacgggaggaggaaatcAGGAATATTGAGCAGGGTGTGGGGGATTTGAATGTGCTTTTTCAGCAGGTTGCGCAGATTGTGAATGAGCAGGGCGAGACGTTGGACACGATTGTGAATAATGTCGAGAATGTGAGGGATGACACGAGGGGGGCGGACAGGGAGCTGAGGAGCGCAGCGAGATATCAGAAGAATGCGAGGAGCAAGGCttgttgcttgttgctgattttggtggtgatcctGACGGTGGTTTTGTTGGCTGTGTTTTTGGGTTAG
- a CDS encoding hypothetical protein (COG:U; EggNog:ENOG503P40M), which yields MAHAMRAIGRLRAVRSSGALSISPSAIRAFSLAAHNRASHPAFTSPASSTPLRPGTRLLQHKLNSQPQTRSFSLINAFDTAIYNAQEYLLFLHTSLNIPWYLTIPLFAISLNMVLRLPTRLYVQSTFHRQAKLRHLSEIFAVQEVQRQTAQQKGKASKMDHLLQKLPVLHTKANNKFRKRWKLQPWRIIAAQLVTFPVWLLGIEAIRWQSTATGGLLGSILNWFREKPVTAKAADPVELANSAIKPTLPPPHLDNSLTEAISSYAQDIATTTATTTTTTATTTQPAMEGILWIPDFALSDPYHILPLTLSAVLVANAIPKDKTKLARMFGKAPVVNPDEKLTGKEEFRRRLMLTGARLNFWFSVLVGPLTIGLPAAMHLYWITSSLGNWMAKRLFDLVWPVEKPKELMRMRLEPYFIYPMPVEKKRKPVVEVVKTAETTTRPPVVTSKRAATATTVVKNDAEVPPQTKPAPARPVSRFSAVRGVKKEEKGK from the coding sequence ATGGCCCATGCCATGAGAGCAATCGGCCGTCTACGGGCCGTCCGGAGCTCAGGGGCTCTGTCCATTTCCCCATCAGCTATCCGCGCCTTCAGCTTAGCTGCTCACAACAGAGCCTCCCACCCGGCCTTCACCTCACCTGCCTCATCCACACCTCTCAGACCAGGAACCAGACTATTACAGCACAAACTCAACAGTCAACCCCAAACCAggtccttctccctcattAACGCCTTCGACACAGCCATATACAACGCCCAAGAGtaccttctcttcctccacacctccctcaacatcccatggtacctcaccatccccctcttcgccatctccctcaacatggtcctccgcctccccacACGCCTCTACGTCCAGAGCACCTTCCACAGACAAGCCAAGCTACGCCATCTCTCCGAGATCTTCGCCGTCCAAGAAGTCCAAAGGCAGACGGCTCAACAAAAAGGGAAAGCCAGCAAGATGgaccatctcctccagaaGCTCCCCGTGCTTCATaccaaagccaacaacaaATTCAGAAAGCGATGGAAGCTCCAACCCTGGCGCATCATTGCAGCCCAGCTCGTAACTTTTCCCGTGTGGCTCTTGGGCATCGAGGCAATCAGATGGCAGAGCACCGCCACGGGGGGTCTGCTGGGGTCGATACTGAACTGGTTTCGTGAGAAACCGGTCACAGCAAAGGCTGCCGATCCTGTCGAGCTGGCTAATTCTGCTATCAAGCCCACCCTACCCCCACCACACTTAGATAACTCCCTCACCGAAGCCATCTCATCATACGCCCAGGacatcgccaccaccacagcaacaacaacaacaacaacagcaacaacaacccaaccagcAATGGAGGGCATCCTCTGGATCCCAGACTTTGCCCTCTCCGACCCctaccacatcctccccttgACCCTCTCGGCCGTCCTCGTCGCCAACGCGATCCCCAAGGACAAGACAAAACTCGCCAGGATGTTTGGTAAAGCCCCAGTCGTGAACCCGGACGAGAAGCTCACCGGGAAAGAGGAGTTCCGCCGGAGGCTGATGCTCACGGGAGCGAGGCTGAACTTTTGGTTCTCGGTCCTTGTCGGGCCGTTGACGATTGGGTTGCCGGCCGCGATGCACCTTTACTGGATCACGTCCAGCTTGGGTAATTGGATGGCGAAGAGGCTGTTTGATTTGGTCTGGCCGGTGGAGAAGCCAAAGGagctgatgaggatgaggctggaGCCGTATTTCATTTATCCCATgccggtggagaagaagaggaagccggtggtcgaggtggtgaagacggCCGAGACAACTACCAGGCCACCGGTGGTGACGTCGAAAAGAGCGGCGACCGCGACTACGGTGGTCAAGAATGATGCGGAGGTGCCGCCGCAGACGAAACCGGCCCCGGCGAGGCCAGTGTCTCGGTTTTCTGCCGTTCGAGGGGTcaaaaaggaggagaagggaaaatAA